One Pelorhabdus rhamnosifermentans genomic region harbors:
- a CDS encoding AAA family ATPase: protein MKPLKLKMTAFGPYAKEQVIDFTELGAHQLFVITGDTGAGKTTILDAISYALYGRASGRDRDNDSLRSHFAEFDLLTSVELDFEIGGERYWIRRLPKQQKAKSRGTGFTEQNAEAELKFFDGQTSVIAGVTEVNNKMIALMGLTYEQFKQIIMIPQGEFRELLTADSKARQDILQKIFGTESLRRIQELLENKATALTREVAVLSNQRDEFIRSIDGSCFVELQELLARDAYAVPAVLAALTKAIASDEAAAQKLQAGIVDKEKALADKQAEIFRGREINGKLLERDEALQKKQYLVARQTEIEHKKNKLTNGRRALNLQTVDRECQSRNRVVQDKKNQLEKAQSQVVAAVAARNEAEQLYRLEKDKEAEKNNLLAEMTRLEGLRAKVADWDVRQRQVVTLQSKLIKVKQDKEKAEILLQENRTKLMVCQDDLNKAQADAVKFVQLTLALTEATERYTKVQMLEQENKQLGVLRLIYSQGRHEENEKRKDYEQAQLNYEAAQRVFLEGQAGQLAARLISGQPCPVCGSIEHVRPAVMQGNIPDDLALKKLKKVEKTAQAAWEKVNQKYQQAQVRGKSQKEIVERLKQELDALVDEDLSSLDKEQLTSYLANTVPKLKERMTELSRLREKLAAHNKPEQALRDQLIKINSDILDMEKQVTTLGEEYTQAFSEFQSTQILVENLSGELEPAIRSTAKLEQAIQQIKSQFDLLKSRLEQAEQRMTASKVDYAKKSSEKEGALATVAEAQNEVELAEKRFLAALVASGFDGKDDYEQAKLDESAIQALDKEIAAYYEELRSVQDHWTHLEQQVAGLHVVLIEQLEVERLALETEKSRLSELRTTVWTRKSLNQKLFERIIKLNTQIEKQEEQHQLIGHLARIAKGDNAQKVSFERYVLAAFFNDIIHAANIRLDTMTGGRYRMNRIVEKGKGSGQSGLEIEVFDYYTGQARHVKTLSGGESFKASLALALGLAEVVQSYAGGVSLETMFVDEGFGTLDPESLDQAIQCLVDLQHSGRLVGIISHVPELRASVDARLEIEAGKDGSSAHFCVL, encoded by the coding sequence GTGAAACCGCTTAAATTGAAAATGACAGCTTTTGGCCCTTATGCCAAGGAACAGGTGATTGATTTTACAGAACTCGGGGCTCATCAGTTGTTTGTTATTACAGGGGATACAGGTGCTGGAAAGACGACGATTCTGGATGCTATTTCCTATGCTCTGTATGGTAGAGCCAGTGGTCGTGACCGAGATAATGACAGTTTGCGCAGCCATTTTGCTGAATTCGATTTACTGACGTCGGTTGAACTTGATTTTGAAATTGGCGGCGAGCGATATTGGATTCGGCGCTTGCCTAAGCAACAGAAAGCGAAGTCTCGGGGCACGGGCTTTACGGAGCAAAATGCAGAGGCTGAGCTTAAGTTTTTTGATGGACAAACCTCTGTTATAGCGGGTGTGACAGAAGTTAATAATAAGATGATCGCGCTCATGGGGCTGACTTATGAACAATTTAAACAAATTATTATGATTCCTCAGGGGGAGTTTCGTGAACTCTTAACGGCAGATAGCAAGGCGCGGCAGGATATTTTGCAGAAAATTTTTGGTACGGAAAGTCTACGCCGCATTCAGGAATTACTGGAGAATAAGGCGACAGCATTAACACGAGAGGTGGCTGTTTTAAGTAATCAACGTGATGAGTTTATTCGAAGTATCGATGGTAGTTGTTTTGTTGAACTTCAAGAACTCCTTGCACGTGATGCCTATGCAGTACCCGCTGTTCTTGCCGCATTAACGAAAGCTATTGCGTCAGATGAGGCAGCGGCTCAAAAGCTCCAAGCCGGAATTGTTGACAAGGAAAAAGCTCTTGCTGACAAGCAGGCGGAGATTTTCCGTGGGCGTGAAATAAATGGTAAACTCCTGGAGCGCGATGAAGCACTGCAAAAAAAGCAGTACTTAGTAGCTCGTCAGACTGAAATAGAGCACAAGAAAAACAAGCTGACGAATGGTAGAAGGGCATTAAATTTACAAACTGTGGACAGGGAGTGCCAAAGCCGTAATCGTGTTGTTCAAGATAAAAAAAACCAGTTAGAGAAGGCGCAGAGTCAAGTTGTAGCGGCTGTAGCGGCACGAAATGAAGCCGAACAGTTGTACCGATTAGAAAAGGATAAAGAGGCTGAGAAAAATAACCTGTTGGCAGAGATGACTCGCCTTGAGGGACTGCGTGCTAAAGTAGCTGATTGGGATGTTAGGCAGAGACAGGTTGTAACATTACAGTCAAAATTGATAAAGGTAAAACAAGATAAAGAAAAAGCCGAAATTTTATTACAGGAAAACCGCACCAAATTGATGGTCTGTCAGGATGATTTAAACAAGGCTCAAGCCGATGCTGTCAAATTTGTTCAATTAACACTGGCGCTGACTGAAGCGACTGAGCGTTACACAAAGGTCCAAATGCTAGAGCAGGAAAACAAGCAGTTAGGTGTGCTCCGATTGATCTATAGCCAAGGACGTCATGAAGAGAATGAGAAACGGAAAGACTATGAACAGGCTCAGTTAAATTATGAAGCGGCACAACGTGTTTTTCTCGAAGGGCAGGCGGGTCAATTAGCGGCGCGTCTTATTTCGGGTCAGCCATGTCCTGTATGTGGTTCGATAGAACATGTTCGTCCGGCTGTTATGCAGGGGAATATTCCTGATGATTTGGCACTGAAAAAATTAAAGAAAGTGGAAAAAACAGCGCAAGCGGCTTGGGAAAAGGTCAATCAAAAGTATCAACAAGCGCAGGTAAGAGGTAAGTCGCAAAAGGAAATTGTTGAGCGGCTGAAGCAGGAACTTGATGCTCTTGTGGACGAAGATCTTAGCAGTTTAGACAAGGAACAATTAACAAGCTATCTTGCAAATACAGTACCGAAACTCAAAGAGAGAATGACCGAACTTTCTCGCCTGAGGGAAAAGCTTGCAGCTCATAATAAGCCAGAACAGGCGTTGCGGGATCAGTTGATTAAAATTAATAGCGATATACTCGACATGGAAAAGCAAGTTACTACTTTAGGTGAGGAATATACACAAGCTTTTTCTGAATTTCAGAGTACTCAAATTTTAGTAGAAAATTTATCAGGAGAATTAGAACCTGCTATTCGTTCGACAGCTAAGCTGGAACAGGCCATTCAGCAGATAAAAAGCCAGTTCGATTTGTTAAAGAGCAGACTGGAGCAAGCGGAGCAGCGCATGACAGCAAGTAAAGTTGATTATGCTAAAAAAAGCTCTGAAAAAGAAGGGGCTTTGGCCACTGTAGCAGAAGCCCAGAATGAAGTAGAATTGGCTGAAAAACGATTTTTGGCGGCTCTCGTTGCGAGTGGATTTGATGGGAAAGACGATTATGAACAAGCGAAGCTTGATGAATCCGCTATTCAAGCTTTAGATAAAGAAATTGCGGCTTATTACGAAGAACTTCGTTCAGTGCAGGATCATTGGACGCATTTGGAGCAGCAAGTAGCAGGACTACATGTAGTGCTTATTGAACAGCTGGAAGTCGAGCGGTTGGCTTTAGAGACTGAAAAAAGTCGGTTAAGTGAGCTTAGGACAACTGTTTGGACGAGAAAATCACTGAATCAGAAGCTATTTGAACGCATCATCAAACTCAATACACAGATTGAAAAGCAAGAAGAGCAGCACCAGTTAATTGGTCATTTAGCGCGAATTGCCAAAGGCGATAATGCGCAGAAGGTTAGTTTTGAACGCTATGTACTTGCGGCATTTTTTAATGATATTATTCATGCTGCCAATATTCGTCTGGATACCATGACGGGCGGGCGGTACCGCATGAATCGTATTGTGGAAAAAGGCAAGGGAAGTGGCCAAAGCGGCTTGGAAATTGAAGTGTTTGACTATTATACAGGTCAAGCTCGCCATGTGAAAACTTTGTCAGGTGGAGAAAGTTTTAAGGCGTCCTTGGCGCTTGCTTTAGGGTTGGCAGAAGTCGTGCAATCTTATGCTGGAGGTGTTAGTCTGGAAACGATGTTTGTTGATGAGGGATTTGGCACGTTGGACCCGGAATCACTTGATCAGGCCATTCAATGTCTCGTTGATTTGCAGCATTCAGGTCGCTTAGTCGGCATTATATCGCATGTACCGGAGCTCAGGGCTAGTGTCGATGCAAGACTCGAAATTGAGGCTGGAAAAGATGGCAGCAGCGCGCACTTCTGTGTGTTGTAG
- a CDS encoding recombinase family protein: MNNRRNNDKDLGPACFYLRKSREDQEAEARGEGETLSKHRKALFKLAKEYGVAITKVFEEVVSGENVIHRPVVIELLKEVEEGKWNSVWCMDIDRLGRGKMQDQGLIIDTFKNSHTKIVTPRKIYDLDDDLDEEYTEFEAFMARKELKIITRRLQGGRLRSIEDGNYLGTLPPYGYLIEKKDRKRYLIKNPKQAKPTALIWRLYRHEDMGTSKIANELNRLGYLSYTGKIWTAPSVLVILKNPVYAGIVAWKKKEQKKSIVPGKKRDTRSRPRNEQIWVYDAHEPYVTIEEFNKVQDMLAKRYHPPYRLLNGITNPLAGLIKCDLCGSSMIYRPYVHQQYPHLMCYNRHCTNKSCRFEYVEREVIEGLTTWLDEYQTQWENFRLPERQDNRINRKNKAYHNLQKELVGLEQQKNKLYDLLEKGIYDEKIYRDRSKKLSERISKAETAILETRQLLAKELQHEKARKDIVPKLEHVLDVYKETADAAIKNKLLKSVLEQATYRKEAHQKNDDFTLVLYPRLPKLLLDR; this comes from the coding sequence TTGAATAATAGGCGTAATAATGATAAAGACCTAGGACCCGCTTGCTTCTACCTCCGCAAGTCTCGTGAAGACCAAGAAGCCGAAGCACGCGGCGAAGGTGAAACATTGTCTAAACACCGTAAAGCTTTATTTAAATTAGCAAAAGAGTATGGCGTTGCTATAACAAAAGTATTTGAAGAGGTAGTCTCTGGTGAAAATGTCATTCACAGGCCTGTAGTAATAGAACTATTAAAAGAAGTCGAAGAAGGCAAATGGAACTCCGTATGGTGTATGGATATTGATCGCCTTGGTCGCGGTAAAATGCAAGATCAAGGCCTCATTATTGATACATTTAAAAATTCACATACTAAAATTGTTACGCCACGCAAAATTTACGATTTAGATGATGACCTTGATGAAGAATATACCGAATTCGAAGCCTTCATGGCGCGGAAAGAATTAAAAATCATTACTAGGCGGTTGCAGGGCGGCCGACTGCGCTCTATTGAAGATGGCAATTATCTTGGCACTCTGCCTCCCTATGGCTATCTGATTGAGAAAAAAGACCGTAAGCGATATCTTATCAAGAACCCAAAACAAGCTAAGCCAACAGCCCTCATTTGGCGACTATATCGCCATGAAGATATGGGCACAAGTAAAATAGCCAACGAATTGAACCGTCTTGGTTATTTATCCTACACCGGAAAAATCTGGACTGCCCCTTCCGTTCTTGTCATTCTAAAAAATCCCGTCTACGCAGGAATCGTTGCGTGGAAAAAAAAAGAACAAAAAAAATCCATTGTGCCTGGAAAAAAGCGCGATACTCGCTCCCGACCTCGTAATGAGCAAATCTGGGTGTATGATGCACATGAGCCTTATGTAACAATAGAAGAATTTAATAAAGTCCAGGATATGCTTGCAAAAAGATATCATCCTCCCTATCGGCTACTGAATGGAATCACCAATCCATTAGCGGGCTTAATCAAATGTGACCTTTGCGGCAGTTCTATGATATATAGGCCCTACGTTCACCAACAATATCCTCATCTTATGTGTTACAATAGACATTGTACCAATAAAAGCTGCAGATTCGAATATGTAGAAAGAGAAGTCATAGAAGGGCTGACGACGTGGCTTGATGAATATCAGACTCAATGGGAAAATTTTAGGTTGCCAGAAAGACAAGATAATAGAATAAATAGGAAGAACAAAGCCTATCATAATTTACAAAAAGAATTAGTAGGGCTTGAGCAACAAAAAAATAAACTGTATGATCTCTTAGAAAAGGGCATCTATGACGAAAAAATATACCGGGATAGGTCTAAAAAGTTATCAGAACGAATATCAAAGGCTGAGACGGCTATATTAGAAACAAGACAATTGTTGGCCAAGGAGCTACAACATGAAAAAGCACGCAAAGACATCGTCCCAAAGTTAGAGCATGTCTTAGATGTATATAAAGAAACTGCTGACGCAGCAATAAAAAATAAGCTGCTTAAATCCGTACTTGAGCAGGCTACTTACCGAAAAGAAGCACATCAA
- a CDS encoding sigma-70 family RNA polymerase sigma factor, translating into MLGTAPDVVADAVENQCEQERLGRQLNKLSGREKWVLEMRFGMPGGAKKTQRDIAKLLGISRSYVSRIEKRAINKLGKHMSAEEP; encoded by the coding sequence GTGCTTGGAACTGCGCCTGATGTTGTGGCAGACGCAGTAGAAAATCAGTGTGAACAGGAACGACTGGGGCGGCAACTGAATAAATTGAGCGGTAGGGAAAAGTGGGTGCTTGAAATGCGTTTTGGTATGCCCGGGGGGGCTAAAAAAACGCAGCGTGACATTGCTAAATTGCTGGGAATATCTAGAAGCTATGTTTCACGCATTGAAAAACGGGCGATAAATAAGCTAGGGAAGCATATGTCAGCAGAAGAACCTTAA
- the hrpB gene encoding ATP-dependent helicase HrpB has product MKTLPIDDVLEEIKTTLQLQSRLVLVAPPGAGKTTRVPLALLNEPWLSGKRMIMLEPRRLAARRTASYMASLLKEPVGHNVGYRVKFDTKVGPATRIEVITEGVFLRMIQQDPALTGVGLVIFDEFHERSLDADLGLALCYESQSILRADLHMLVMSATLAAQPIADLLGHAPVIVSEGQLFPVETRYLERRASERVEDLVTLAVKKTLQHDKGDVLVFLPGAGEIHRVKRALEAFERDNSLHILPLYGNLSQQEQDRALAPTKQQGERKVILATSIAETSLTVEGVHVVIDCGLMRQPRFSPRTGMSHLDTFRVSRASADQRRGRAGRLGPGICYRLWTKQDDSHLLRETVPEILVADLTGLVLELALWGVKDSAELVWLNPPPAAAIQQAQKLLTELGALDVSNGITPHGKQMAAAGIHPRLAHMIVKARELGWGFLACKLAAVLLGRELFTANGAGSDVDLRWRIEALQGRHPQAVNIIVCQQIKQEAALLEQKFGLAKEEQFDLSVCGLLLAFAYPDRIAKRRSDGRYLLQNGRGARLRGDQLFGRESYIVAAELADTGVDSLIYLAAPVSEAELFQYFSDQMIKEELVEWDEVSQSVQARTLEWFGALLMKERPLLHPAAERVLEALLKGIRQIGLSILPWTKGAQQLRLRLAFMHAYALKDWPDMSDENLLLSLEEWLAPYLMDLSRRSDLQRLNLVDILMARLTWQQQKELNVCAPTHMIVSRGQKIPIDYSNPRVPRLSVRLQQLFGQLETPKIMRGKVALTIELLSPAGRPVQITQDLLNFWQTTYFAVKKDLMGRYPKHYWPEDPLTALPTHRVRPKT; this is encoded by the coding sequence ATGAAAACATTACCCATTGATGATGTATTAGAAGAAATAAAGACTACCCTTCAATTACAATCCCGGTTGGTTCTTGTTGCTCCGCCTGGGGCAGGAAAAACAACAAGAGTTCCACTTGCTTTGTTAAACGAACCATGGCTGAGTGGAAAGCGTATGATTATGTTGGAGCCTCGGCGACTCGCCGCACGCAGGACTGCATCTTATATGGCATCCTTACTCAAGGAACCGGTTGGACATAATGTTGGTTATCGCGTCAAATTTGACACAAAAGTAGGACCGGCTACGCGGATTGAGGTAATTACAGAAGGTGTCTTTCTTCGCATGATTCAACAAGATCCGGCATTGACCGGCGTGGGACTGGTGATTTTTGATGAGTTTCATGAGCGAAGTCTTGACGCTGATTTAGGTTTGGCACTATGTTATGAGTCTCAAAGCATTTTACGCGCTGATTTGCATATGCTAGTGATGTCAGCTACGCTTGCTGCCCAACCGATAGCAGACTTGCTCGGTCATGCGCCTGTCATTGTGAGTGAAGGGCAGCTGTTTCCTGTGGAAACGCGTTATCTTGAGCGACGGGCATCTGAGCGAGTGGAAGATCTCGTTACACTCGCTGTTAAGAAAACGTTGCAGCACGATAAGGGAGATGTTTTGGTATTTCTGCCTGGAGCCGGAGAAATTCATCGGGTGAAGCGAGCATTGGAAGCTTTTGAGCGCGATAATTCTCTTCACATTCTGCCCTTGTATGGCAATTTGTCGCAACAGGAGCAAGATCGAGCTCTTGCTCCGACCAAACAACAGGGCGAACGAAAGGTCATCTTAGCTACTTCGATCGCAGAAACAAGCTTGACAGTAGAAGGTGTCCACGTTGTGATTGATTGCGGTCTCATGCGCCAGCCGCGGTTTTCGCCGCGCACAGGTATGAGCCATTTGGATACGTTTCGTGTTTCGCGTGCTTCAGCTGATCAACGTCGCGGACGGGCGGGGCGATTAGGTCCAGGCATTTGTTATCGGTTATGGACGAAACAAGACGATAGTCATTTGCTTCGTGAAACAGTGCCGGAAATTCTTGTTGCCGATCTTACGGGTTTGGTTCTTGAACTTGCCTTATGGGGTGTGAAAGATTCGGCGGAACTTGTTTGGCTGAATCCTCCGCCTGCCGCCGCTATTCAACAAGCTCAAAAGTTGCTTACCGAGCTTGGCGCTTTAGACGTTTCTAACGGCATTACGCCGCATGGTAAACAAATGGCTGCAGCAGGAATTCATCCGCGTCTTGCTCATATGATTGTTAAGGCCAGAGAACTTGGTTGGGGCTTCTTAGCCTGTAAGTTAGCAGCTGTTCTTTTGGGGCGGGAGTTGTTTACTGCTAATGGGGCTGGTTCTGATGTTGATTTGCGGTGGCGCATTGAGGCCTTGCAGGGAAGACACCCTCAGGCAGTTAACATTATTGTTTGTCAACAAATAAAACAAGAGGCAGCTCTTTTAGAGCAAAAATTTGGTCTTGCCAAGGAAGAGCAATTTGATCTTTCTGTGTGTGGTTTGCTTTTGGCGTTTGCCTATCCTGATCGTATTGCTAAGCGGCGCAGTGATGGCAGATATTTGCTGCAAAATGGTCGAGGTGCCAGGTTAAGAGGGGATCAACTGTTTGGCCGAGAGTCTTATATTGTAGCGGCAGAACTTGCTGATACAGGGGTAGACAGTTTGATTTATTTAGCAGCACCGGTGTCTGAAGCGGAACTGTTTCAGTATTTTTCTGATCAGATGATTAAAGAGGAACTTGTGGAATGGGATGAAGTGTCGCAGTCTGTTCAAGCCCGCACATTGGAATGGTTTGGCGCTTTGCTGATGAAAGAACGTCCCTTATTGCATCCAGCTGCTGAACGTGTTCTTGAAGCTTTACTTAAGGGTATCCGGCAAATAGGATTGTCCATTTTACCCTGGACAAAGGGAGCACAGCAACTAAGGTTACGGTTGGCTTTCATGCATGCTTATGCCCTCAAGGATTGGCCGGATATGTCTGATGAAAATTTGCTTTTATCTCTTGAAGAGTGGCTTGCTCCCTATTTGATGGACTTGTCTCGACGCAGCGATTTACAACGGCTGAATCTGGTGGATATTTTAATGGCCCGGTTGACGTGGCAACAGCAGAAGGAACTCAATGTTTGTGCGCCTACACATATGATTGTCTCAAGAGGACAGAAAATACCGATTGACTATTCTAATCCGAGAGTACCTAGATTATCTGTTCGTCTGCAACAACTGTTTGGTCAACTAGAGACGCCCAAAATTATGCGTGGCAAAGTAGCGCTTACGATTGAATTGCTATCACCTGCTGGACGTCCCGTACAGATTACGCAAGATTTGTTGAACTTTTGGCAGACTACCTATTTCGCAGTCAAAAAGGATCTCATGGGCAGGTACCCAAAACATTATTGGCCGGAAGATCCATTGACAGCTCTGCCTACCCATCGGGTTCGTCCCAAGACTTAA
- the rbr gene encoding rubrerythrin, with the protein MKSLKGTKTSENLMKSFAGESQARNRYTYYASKAKNEGYVQISNIFTETADNEKEHAKRFFKFLAESLNKETVTIEADFPVALGNTKENLVSAAAGENEEWSKLYPHFADVAQEEGFNLIATVFREIATVEQHHEERFNKLHDNLVNNQTFTKVGTTRWKCNNCGYIHEGNTAPETCPACAHPQGYFEVFVETY; encoded by the coding sequence ATGAAATCCTTAAAAGGTACAAAAACATCTGAAAATTTAATGAAATCATTTGCAGGTGAATCTCAAGCTAGAAATCGTTACACTTATTATGCATCTAAAGCCAAAAACGAAGGCTACGTACAGATTTCCAACATCTTTACGGAAACTGCCGACAATGAAAAAGAACATGCCAAACGGTTCTTTAAATTTTTGGCAGAAAGTCTGAATAAGGAAACGGTAACCATCGAGGCAGATTTTCCTGTCGCCCTGGGCAACACGAAAGAAAATTTAGTTTCTGCTGCGGCTGGTGAAAATGAAGAATGGAGTAAATTATATCCTCATTTTGCAGATGTTGCCCAAGAAGAAGGATTTAACCTGATTGCAACGGTATTTAGAGAAATCGCCACAGTAGAACAGCATCATGAAGAACGATTTAATAAACTCCATGACAATCTAGTCAATAATCAGACCTTCACAAAAGTAGGCACCACGCGCTGGAAATGCAATAATTGCGGCTATATTCATGAAGGCAACACTGCCCCGGAGACTTGCCCGGCTTGTGCCCATCCACAAGGCTACTTTGAAGTCTTTGTTGAAACCTATTAA
- a CDS encoding exonuclease SbcCD subunit D, whose amino-acid sequence MKILHTADWHIGKIVNQTHLTEDQNFVLHSLIELIQSEKPDVLVIAGDIYDRAIPPVEAVDLLDDVLSKVLLELKVPVLMIAGNHDSPDRLGFGSQLLKAKGLHIEGRFQKELQPVVLTDEYGPVNFYLVPYAPPAIVRDILGRDDVVNHDTAMQAVIDVIEKQWDPKARNVLVTHGFVRGMADLEYSQSEKSLSTLESLGGADYVDVNRFRRFTYTALGHLHGPQTAGCERVRYAGSLLKYSFSETNQHKSVTLVELGATGDITLECKVLTPRRDMRKIKGQLHQLLDPAVYTGTTVDDYLHVTLTDEGELMEPMSKLKSVYPNVLSLEYEIKERCAGEDKTSAGAEYKQQSKLELFKDFYSDITGLTFDECKTAIVAEAIAAVDAEDRGR is encoded by the coding sequence TTGAAAATATTGCATACAGCAGATTGGCATATAGGTAAGATTGTGAATCAAACGCATCTGACAGAAGATCAGAATTTTGTACTTCATTCATTGATTGAGCTGATTCAAAGTGAAAAACCGGATGTGCTTGTGATAGCAGGTGATATCTATGATCGGGCCATACCTCCTGTTGAGGCTGTTGATTTATTAGATGATGTATTGAGTAAGGTTTTGCTGGAATTAAAGGTGCCGGTGCTGATGATTGCGGGCAACCATGATAGCCCTGATCGTTTAGGTTTTGGCAGTCAGTTGTTAAAGGCCAAGGGGCTGCATATTGAGGGGCGATTTCAAAAAGAGTTACAGCCCGTTGTTTTAACAGATGAATATGGGCCAGTCAATTTTTATTTAGTTCCTTATGCACCGCCGGCGATTGTGCGTGATATTTTAGGGAGGGACGATGTAGTCAATCATGACACAGCTATGCAGGCTGTCATCGATGTGATTGAAAAGCAATGGGATCCGAAGGCGAGAAACGTGCTTGTGACGCATGGTTTTGTGCGAGGCATGGCCGACTTAGAATATAGTCAGTCGGAAAAGTCTCTTTCCACGTTGGAGTCGCTAGGTGGAGCCGATTATGTTGATGTAAATCGTTTCAGAAGATTTACTTATACGGCACTGGGGCATTTACACGGACCACAAACAGCAGGTTGTGAGCGAGTGAGGTATGCGGGATCACTGCTTAAATATTCTTTTTCTGAAACGAATCAGCATAAATCTGTTACACTGGTTGAATTAGGGGCCACAGGGGACATTACTTTAGAATGTAAAGTTCTTACGCCTCGGCGGGATATGAGAAAAATCAAAGGGCAGTTGCACCAGTTGCTGGACCCTGCCGTTTATACAGGAACGACTGTTGATGACTATCTTCATGTTACCTTGACTGACGAGGGCGAACTAATGGAGCCTATGAGTAAGCTAAAGTCTGTTTATCCCAATGTTCTTTCGCTGGAGTATGAAATCAAGGAACGCTGCGCAGGCGAAGATAAGACATCAGCTGGTGCAGAATATAAACAGCAGTCGAAATTAGAACTTTTCAAAGACTTTTATTCAGATATAACGGGACTTACCTTTGATGAATGCAAGACGGCGATTGTGGCGGAAGCGATTGCTGCAGTGGACGCAGAAGACAGGGGGCGCTAG
- a CDS encoding YbaK/EbsC family protein: MEAGQTAPTLITKTDKGYFSIIFSGSRSRIDFELIAKIVNVSQAKLANKDKIRKITGFDPGDTPMVGLNIPTIFDKRLLQYSFVYGGSRQPNRTLKLSPLALIKLNQPVAFLESD; encoded by the coding sequence ATTGAAGCCGGACAGACTGCGCCCACTTTAATTACTAAAACTGACAAGGGATATTTCTCAATCATTTTCTCAGGAAGCCGTAGTCGTATTGACTTTGAACTCATTGCAAAAATTGTCAATGTTTCTCAAGCTAAACTGGCAAATAAGGACAAGATCCGTAAAATCACGGGTTTTGATCCTGGCGACACCCCCATGGTCGGCTTAAATATTCCAACTATATTTGATAAAAGACTTTTGCAATATTCCTTTGTATACGGAGGATCCAGGCAACCGAATCGAACACTGAAGCTATCCCCCCTTGCACTAATAAAGTTAAATCAACCCGTCGCATTTCTAGAGAGTGACTAA